One Armatimonas rosea genomic window carries:
- a CDS encoding efflux RND transporter permease subunit, translated as MQWLARISVLRPIFAAVLILSLCVAGLFSFQHLGLEQMPNTDMPSMSITTRMAGASSEEMDSSVTEQIEKQINTISGVDTVSSVSSEGISIVTVQFSLEKDSAVAFQEVQAKVNLALPSLPSSADQPTIQKMAPDSTPVLTFTLTAPGESIRNLTEYADKTLRPQIESVSGVGQATISGGQLRQINITLDPYRLRAYGLTALSVRNALSQQNVEAPGGSLDQGNTHISLQTEGRYRSIEALKSLVVARQDSQPIYLSDLATVTDGEKEASSIARLNGQSTILVQVQKQSGTNTVAVVDQIKERLESVKHLMPAGYSVQITQDQSIFINASVHTLEEHLVLGSLLAALVVLFFLRDWRSTIIAALAIPASIIATFLLMWAKGFTLNTITMLALTLSVGIVIDDAILVLENIVRFIHEKGMSPKEASIAATKEIGLAVLATTLSLVAIFLPVAFMSGIVGRVLTSFGLTMAFAILVSMLVAFTLTPMLTSRWLKAGGTTKKSHALNKNGLAHRIETKYAQLIHWALHHRPVVVIVCIATFLTSVPLIGLVNKEFLSSDDQSQFQVSIQAPTGTSLKATGELLNQVAEDIRKRIPDVRYAVVTVGSDSQGSANKGEIAVRINEIGQRKSKKSAFDIIDQVRKEIVPKYPKDLTITVSAPSAFGGGGAMPAIQYVLTGPDLKVLQKAADDLIAKAKQIPSVTDVSSSSSSGNPSAKIVIDRAKAADLGVSATDLASVVQIVAAGQTVSSYEEGGRRYDISARAQERYRTRVKDLNLFLVPSSKPEGSPVTLDQVTTVEESTAPAAINRLSRSRQVTLSINIKQGASQQDVLNQVDQAYKALHLGDQYQGQPGGMSKELGKTFVAFGTAVALSFIFIYLILAAQFESWVHPFTILVSLPLSVPFGLLALVVTGGSLNLNSLLGLLVLFGVVKKNSILQVDHANQLRAEGLQREDAIVQASQDRLRPILMTTIAFVAGMIPLVISTGVGSTTNRSVGYLIMGGQTLSLLLTLVATPVIYSLMDDLTQSVARLKARLAKSEG; from the coding sequence ATGCAATGGCTCGCTAGAATCTCTGTTTTACGCCCCATTTTTGCGGCGGTTCTGATTCTCTCTCTCTGCGTGGCGGGGTTATTTTCCTTCCAGCATCTCGGGCTGGAGCAGATGCCCAATACCGACATGCCTTCTATGTCTATCACGACTCGCATGGCGGGAGCCTCTTCGGAAGAGATGGACTCCAGTGTCACCGAGCAGATCGAAAAACAGATCAACACGATCTCGGGCGTGGATACCGTTTCCTCAGTGTCATCGGAGGGCATCTCCATTGTCACGGTCCAGTTCTCGCTTGAAAAAGACAGTGCTGTCGCTTTCCAGGAGGTGCAGGCCAAGGTGAACCTGGCTCTTCCAAGTCTTCCCAGCAGCGCGGATCAGCCTACTATTCAGAAGATGGCACCGGACTCTACCCCCGTGCTTACCTTTACGCTCACGGCCCCAGGAGAGTCCATCCGAAACCTCACGGAGTACGCGGACAAGACCCTGCGCCCGCAAATTGAATCCGTTAGCGGTGTGGGGCAGGCTACCATCTCTGGGGGGCAGCTACGCCAGATCAATATCACGCTCGATCCGTATCGCCTTCGCGCCTACGGCCTCACGGCACTGAGTGTTCGCAATGCACTCTCCCAACAGAATGTTGAGGCTCCTGGTGGCTCTCTTGACCAGGGCAATACGCATATCTCTCTGCAAACCGAAGGGCGCTACCGGAGTATTGAAGCGCTTAAATCCCTCGTCGTCGCGCGGCAGGATAGCCAGCCCATTTACCTGAGCGATTTGGCAACCGTCACGGATGGGGAGAAAGAAGCGAGCTCTATCGCTCGCCTGAATGGACAATCGACTATTCTTGTGCAAGTACAAAAACAGAGCGGCACCAATACGGTCGCTGTCGTGGACCAGATCAAGGAGCGGCTGGAGAGTGTAAAGCACCTGATGCCTGCGGGATACTCGGTGCAGATTACGCAAGACCAGTCCATCTTCATCAATGCATCGGTTCATACTCTGGAGGAGCACCTGGTTCTAGGCTCTCTTTTGGCCGCCCTGGTCGTGCTGTTTTTTCTTCGAGACTGGCGCTCTACCATTATCGCCGCCCTTGCAATCCCGGCCTCGATCATCGCAACGTTTTTACTCATGTGGGCAAAGGGATTCACGCTCAACACCATCACGATGCTGGCGCTGACTCTCTCGGTGGGTATCGTTATTGACGACGCGATCCTGGTTCTGGAGAATATCGTCCGCTTCATCCATGAAAAGGGAATGTCTCCCAAAGAGGCTTCCATCGCTGCAACCAAGGAAATCGGGCTGGCAGTTCTGGCAACGACCCTCTCTCTGGTTGCGATCTTCCTGCCCGTGGCGTTCATGTCTGGGATCGTGGGGCGCGTTCTGACTTCCTTCGGCCTGACGATGGCTTTTGCGATCCTCGTCTCGATGCTGGTTGCTTTTACTCTGACCCCAATGCTGACATCGCGCTGGCTGAAAGCAGGGGGGACAACGAAAAAAAGCCACGCACTAAATAAAAACGGGCTGGCCCACCGAATCGAAACCAAGTACGCCCAGCTCATCCACTGGGCTCTCCATCACCGCCCGGTCGTTGTCATCGTTTGCATCGCAACTTTCCTCACCTCAGTGCCGCTTATTGGGCTTGTCAACAAAGAGTTTCTGAGCTCAGATGACCAGAGCCAGTTTCAGGTGTCTATCCAAGCACCGACGGGAACCTCGCTAAAGGCCACCGGAGAGCTGCTCAATCAAGTCGCGGAGGACATCCGCAAGCGCATTCCGGATGTTCGCTACGCCGTTGTCACGGTCGGTTCGGACTCTCAAGGCAGCGCCAATAAAGGTGAAATCGCCGTTCGTATCAACGAGATAGGACAGCGCAAGAGCAAGAAGTCAGCGTTTGACATTATCGACCAGGTTCGCAAAGAGATCGTCCCTAAGTACCCCAAAGACCTCACGATCACGGTCTCCGCTCCCAGTGCCTTCGGCGGCGGCGGTGCCATGCCCGCCATCCAGTACGTCCTGACGGGACCAGACCTGAAGGTACTGCAGAAAGCCGCCGATGACTTGATCGCAAAGGCCAAGCAAATACCGAGCGTGACGGATGTAAGCTCCTCATCTTCCTCGGGAAACCCGTCGGCTAAGATCGTGATAGACCGTGCCAAAGCGGCGGATCTCGGAGTCTCCGCCACAGACTTGGCGAGCGTCGTTCAGATAGTTGCGGCGGGTCAGACAGTCTCGTCGTACGAAGAAGGGGGGCGGCGCTACGATATCAGTGCCCGTGCGCAGGAGCGCTATCGCACCCGTGTGAAGGATCTCAACCTCTTCTTGGTGCCGAGCAGCAAGCCTGAGGGAAGCCCCGTCACGCTTGATCAGGTCACCACTGTGGAGGAGAGCACTGCTCCGGCCGCGATAAACCGCCTGTCACGCTCACGGCAAGTGACCCTCTCGATTAATATCAAGCAAGGGGCATCGCAACAAGACGTCCTCAATCAGGTTGACCAAGCCTACAAGGCATTGCACCTTGGAGATCAGTACCAGGGGCAGCCGGGTGGGATGAGTAAGGAGCTGGGCAAGACCTTTGTCGCCTTTGGAACGGCAGTGGCGCTCTCCTTCATCTTCATCTACTTGATTCTGGCGGCGCAGTTTGAGTCCTGGGTGCATCCCTTCACCATTCTGGTCTCTTTGCCGTTATCTGTCCCGTTCGGCCTCCTGGCTCTTGTGGTGACAGGAGGCTCTCTCAACCTAAACTCCTTGCTGGGTCTTCTGGTTCTGTTCGGGGTCGTCAAGAAGAACTCGATTCTTCAGGTGGACCACGCCAACCAGCTTCGGGCGGAAGGACTGCAACGGGAAGACGCCATTGTTCAGGCAAGCCAAGACCGCCTTCGCCCCATCCTGATGACCACGATTGCCTTTGTGGCGGGGATGATTCCGCTCGTCATCAGCACGGGAGTGGGTTCCACGACCAATCGCTCGGTTGGCTACCTGATCATGGGGGGGCAGACCCTCTCACTGTTGCTGACCTTGGTGGCCACGCCGGTCATCTACTCCCTCATGGACGACCTGACGCAGTCCGTGGCACGCCTCAAAGCCCGCTTGGCAAAATCAGAGGGCTAA
- a CDS encoding VanW family protein, with the protein HSRPVSYLPLGRDATVAYGDKDLKFTNTTRGPVYIGYSLIGQTLRATLWGAPPPGRTVTLTPRVVHLGPGRIDAELYRTIKVGGKVVQKERLLRHQYRWKPKS; encoded by the coding sequence CACTCCCGTCCGGTAAGCTACCTGCCACTCGGGCGCGATGCGACGGTGGCCTACGGCGATAAGGATCTGAAATTCACCAACACGACCCGTGGGCCTGTTTATATCGGATACTCGCTTATCGGCCAAACGCTTCGGGCAACGCTCTGGGGTGCTCCCCCGCCGGGTCGCACCGTTACCTTGACCCCAAGAGTCGTCCATCTTGGCCCCGGACGGATTGATGCCGAGCTTTACCGAACGATCAAAGTGGGGGGCAAAGTTGTCCAAAAGGAGCGTCTTCTACGCCATCAGTACCGCTGGAAGCCAAAAAGCTAA
- a CDS encoding TolC family protein has product MTLPVSPKLKEVAPDIADAVLTIDRAVELALKLSKDLAAARENLAQAQGSTGISRSALGIKTSAGVTATRQNQTQVVNLGDQSLVTQPQYGGQLTATVQVPIDLSGVLKAAVTQAQYQELSAQIDLKRVQNDIVFNVKNAFYGVLRNQSLLEVAQSDLQNAVDRLSDANLRVAAGTVAKYDVISAEADVATAQNALSQRKTNVSIALSALKSTIGLAFDERLKVSTTGAVATPKSASSTILLPSPTRLVDVVAVKPKEEQKTTIVSDPLQINESDFSSLLSEALKNRPEILREEASIAAAKRGIMLARQSLLPTTSLGYSHNYNPNPSGLGGQKQSGQITFSLNLPVTDGGQARARLQSANAQVSLAENNKRIQIDVVTLEVRQTILNIEQSQEQVVATSQAVIRAEEAFNLARLRYSAGVTRQAGVSPLIEFGEAQRSLAQAKADYVNALYDFNIYNTALDRALGKNASLRK; this is encoded by the coding sequence ATGACACTTCCTGTCTCTCCCAAACTAAAGGAAGTAGCCCCCGACATCGCCGATGCGGTGCTGACCATCGACCGTGCGGTAGAGCTCGCCCTCAAGCTCAGCAAAGACCTGGCGGCAGCCCGAGAGAATCTCGCTCAAGCTCAGGGAAGCACGGGGATCTCTCGCTCCGCACTCGGTATCAAAACCAGTGCCGGAGTCACGGCGACACGCCAGAATCAGACTCAGGTGGTGAATCTAGGTGACCAGTCCTTAGTTACGCAGCCTCAGTATGGTGGCCAGCTCACCGCAACCGTCCAAGTTCCGATAGACCTTTCCGGCGTACTCAAAGCTGCGGTGACCCAGGCGCAGTACCAAGAGCTCTCGGCGCAGATAGATCTGAAGCGCGTCCAGAACGATATTGTCTTCAACGTCAAAAATGCCTTTTACGGCGTGCTCAGAAATCAGTCTCTGCTTGAGGTAGCACAGAGCGATCTGCAAAATGCGGTGGATCGTCTCTCGGATGCCAACCTGCGAGTAGCTGCGGGCACGGTAGCAAAGTACGATGTCATCAGTGCAGAGGCAGATGTGGCAACCGCTCAAAACGCCCTCAGCCAGCGGAAAACCAACGTGAGCATCGCACTGTCGGCACTAAAGAGCACGATTGGCCTTGCCTTTGATGAACGGCTAAAGGTGAGTACGACAGGTGCCGTGGCAACACCGAAGAGCGCTTCGTCAACGATCCTTCTCCCAAGTCCCACGCGTCTGGTTGATGTCGTTGCGGTTAAGCCAAAAGAAGAACAAAAAACGACTATTGTTTCCGATCCTCTGCAAATCAATGAAAGTGACTTTTCTAGCCTGCTTTCTGAGGCGCTGAAAAATCGCCCTGAGATCCTGCGGGAAGAGGCAAGCATCGCGGCGGCGAAGAGAGGTATCATGCTTGCGCGTCAGAGCTTGTTGCCCACCACAAGCCTTGGGTACTCCCATAACTACAATCCTAATCCTTCGGGATTGGGTGGGCAGAAGCAATCAGGACAAATCACATTCTCTTTGAATTTGCCTGTCACTGATGGCGGTCAGGCTCGTGCAAGGCTTCAGTCTGCAAATGCCCAAGTCTCTCTCGCGGAGAACAATAAACGCATTCAGATTGACGTTGTAACCCTAGAAGTGAGGCAAACAATTTTGAACATCGAGCAATCTCAAGAACAAGTGGTTGCTACAAGTCAGGCCGTGATACGTGCCGAAGAAGCGTTCAATCTCGCGCGGCTACGCTACAGCGCGGGTGTCACTCGGCAGGCGGGAGTCTCTCCCCTGATCGAGTTCGGTGAGGCCCAACGCTCACTCGCTCAAGCTAAGGCAGACTACGTAAACGCTTTGTACGACTTCAACATCTATAATACGGCCCTCGATAGGGCTCTGGGGAAAAATGCGAGCTTGCGAAAATGA
- a CDS encoding transposase: MVRTWARKGETPVLKTPCKYDHLSVAGVLTLSGRVLIKVQEKAFTGEDSVEFLKHILREVAGQVIVIWDGASIHHGEAVKSFLSLGGSARLRLIRLPAYAPDLNPAEGLWCWLKRELSNLCCPALDGLRMNSCLL, encoded by the coding sequence GTGGTTCGTACCTGGGCACGCAAGGGAGAAACACCTGTTTTGAAGACTCCCTGCAAGTACGACCATCTCTCGGTGGCTGGTGTTTTAACCCTCTCGGGACGTGTGCTGATTAAGGTTCAGGAGAAAGCTTTTACAGGCGAGGATAGTGTGGAGTTTCTGAAGCATATCCTTCGCGAGGTGGCTGGTCAAGTAATTGTGATCTGGGACGGTGCCAGCATCCATCATGGTGAGGCCGTCAAGTCCTTTCTGTCGTTGGGAGGTTCTGCTCGCCTGCGCTTAATTCGCCTTCCTGCCTATGCTCCTGACCTCAATCCTGCTGAGGGGCTTTGGTGCTGGTTGAAACGTGAGCTTAGTAATCTATGTTGTCCCGCCCTTGATGGCTTAAGGATGAACTCTTGCTTGCTGTGA
- a CDS encoding aminoglycoside phosphotransferase family protein: METYSTLLVRRDTKDSPPQIFMEPGPSGWRLPVFVPQQDIYNTDIQTANTLVDQQLGIAVVTLQALRLPEPTIGGPLNIYVMEMRLTDDSQNSQAPLRDGKWFGQEALREVEFALPKERAVLTAWLKEAQGENLPSLRLPWWQEGWFEETALNLKNHALELGRTILAPVEQVRSASTSALLRVLTEQGFLYLKAVAPPFALKEVALTMKLAERDPLHLPVVLAAERDRLLLADFGKHRPLGSEIALEQWEEIIRFYAQLQTSSVSSVPEWLSLGCADLRTNHIATHLEELIAQVPERLHGLSQQLSIEELAQLRTLVNPLRDMCRELSDYGIPDALEHRDLHAGNVAVHEGGFLIYDWSHACVTYPFYGFGSLFLDDDWFPQQPELVSDLRDAYLDTWTQYAPLPRLQAAFELWGRLRPLFLAAHQSHVVASYQERLGGESNSYVAETATGNALQYMQWWLSNHWRNLLK; the protein is encoded by the coding sequence ATGGAAACCTATAGCACTCTTCTTGTACGCCGAGATACCAAAGACTCACCCCCCCAAATCTTCATGGAGCCTGGCCCGTCTGGGTGGCGACTTCCCGTTTTTGTCCCTCAGCAGGACATCTATAATACGGATATACAGACAGCCAATACCTTGGTAGATCAGCAGCTCGGTATTGCTGTCGTCACGCTCCAAGCACTGCGTCTTCCTGAGCCTACCATTGGCGGCCCTCTAAATATCTACGTTATGGAGATGCGGCTCACGGACGACAGTCAGAACAGTCAAGCCCCTCTGAGAGACGGGAAATGGTTCGGACAAGAAGCTCTTCGTGAGGTCGAGTTTGCCCTGCCAAAGGAGCGTGCGGTGCTTACCGCATGGCTGAAGGAGGCTCAGGGAGAAAACCTTCCTTCATTGCGTCTTCCCTGGTGGCAAGAAGGATGGTTCGAGGAGACTGCACTCAACCTGAAAAACCATGCCCTTGAGCTTGGCAGAACCATTCTGGCTCCGGTGGAACAAGTGCGTAGCGCCTCCACTTCTGCGCTTTTGCGAGTGTTAACCGAGCAAGGATTTCTGTATCTGAAGGCTGTTGCCCCACCGTTTGCTTTGAAGGAGGTCGCTCTTACTATGAAGCTCGCAGAGCGCGACCCTCTACACTTGCCGGTTGTTCTGGCCGCAGAGCGGGATCGTTTACTTCTGGCAGATTTTGGCAAGCATCGCCCCTTAGGCAGTGAGATTGCACTTGAGCAATGGGAAGAGATCATCCGCTTTTATGCCCAACTACAGACCTCTTCCGTTAGTTCAGTGCCTGAGTGGTTATCTCTGGGCTGTGCGGATCTGCGAACCAACCATATTGCTACGCACCTGGAAGAACTCATCGCACAAGTGCCAGAGCGTCTACACGGCTTGTCTCAGCAGCTTTCCATTGAGGAGCTGGCTCAACTTCGCACTCTGGTGAATCCTCTCCGGGACATGTGCCGCGAACTCTCTGACTATGGAATTCCCGATGCGCTAGAGCATCGGGATCTGCATGCGGGTAACGTTGCAGTGCATGAGGGCGGATTTCTGATCTACGACTGGTCTCATGCCTGTGTGACCTACCCCTTCTATGGGTTTGGCTCCCTCTTCTTAGATGACGATTGGTTTCCTCAGCAGCCGGAGCTGGTATCCGACCTGCGTGATGCCTATTTGGATACTTGGACGCAATATGCTCCCCTGCCGCGCTTACAGGCGGCTTTTGAACTCTGGGGGCGGCTTCGTCCGCTCTTCTTGGCTGCTCATCAGAGCCATGTTGTAGCCTCCTATCAGGAACGGTTGGGGGGAGAGAGCAATTCCTACGTTGCCGAGACAGCCACCGGCAACGCTCTCCAGTATATGCAGTGGTGGTTATCAAACCACTGGCGAAATCTGCTCAAGTGA
- a CDS encoding efflux RND transporter periplasmic adaptor subunit produces the protein MKTVQLSRHLAFSSGALLLMSGCMPKPGGSPPESPGGSKENANSPSPVVTAKAHRGEVTKSLNVTGSLMALQEVSLSAKQGGKLLEVTVREGDTVAAGQVIARIDATDLLAQVRTAEASLNSARARLTQAEAAYQQAGKTLEADVTSARATYNQQTTVSQAQVRSAEAALASARSRLSTLQEGARPEERLQTQASLSVAEANLRKAQADLTRSEKLFTAGAISQAEIDQYRTARDVAQANLNAAKATVELQLKGSRQQEIDQAKLQIDQAEEALRQATAGRATDAVRKASLDTALANKTQLTVKQADISSARAGIDSANAALTTARQAVADTAIRAPFAGKVASRTAQPGQNVTVTNPIVSIVAMDSVYFEPAVPSVSLSHVKVGQSVAIAVDAYPGKTFAGKVVRIYPSGSSSSRTFPVRISLDNKAGVLRPHMFAQGKITTEKSQGVVLFPKEAILKKDGKNIFFVIENNKAIEKSISINSEDGVGEVSSSDLKEGDIVVTLGQRTLKNGDSVKADNNQEKKNNAMAR, from the coding sequence ATGAAGACAGTTCAGCTATCACGTCATCTTGCTTTCAGTAGTGGGGCACTCCTGCTGATGAGTGGATGTATGCCCAAGCCGGGCGGATCGCCTCCTGAATCGCCCGGTGGATCTAAAGAGAATGCCAATTCCCCCTCCCCTGTAGTGACGGCCAAGGCGCACCGTGGCGAGGTGACCAAGTCACTGAACGTGACGGGGTCTCTGATGGCCCTGCAAGAAGTAAGTCTCTCCGCAAAGCAGGGAGGCAAACTCCTAGAAGTCACGGTTCGTGAAGGTGATACGGTAGCAGCAGGACAGGTGATTGCTCGAATCGATGCCACCGATCTTCTCGCACAGGTGCGCACCGCGGAAGCGAGCCTCAACTCTGCTCGCGCCAGGCTCACGCAAGCGGAGGCAGCGTACCAGCAGGCAGGCAAGACTCTGGAAGCGGATGTCACCTCTGCACGCGCTACGTACAACCAACAGACGACGGTCTCACAGGCGCAGGTTCGTTCCGCGGAGGCAGCCTTAGCTAGTGCTCGCTCTCGGCTCTCGACCTTACAGGAAGGCGCACGGCCAGAGGAGCGCCTCCAGACCCAAGCGAGCTTGTCGGTAGCGGAAGCGAACCTGCGCAAGGCTCAAGCGGATCTGACTCGTAGTGAGAAACTCTTTACGGCGGGGGCGATCTCTCAAGCGGAGATTGATCAGTATCGAACAGCACGCGATGTGGCCCAAGCAAACCTGAATGCAGCAAAGGCGACGGTTGAGCTACAGCTGAAAGGGAGCCGTCAACAGGAGATCGACCAAGCAAAATTGCAGATCGACCAGGCAGAGGAAGCACTGCGGCAGGCGACCGCAGGACGAGCCACGGATGCCGTTCGGAAGGCATCTCTCGATACAGCTCTGGCCAACAAAACCCAGCTCACGGTAAAGCAAGCCGATATTTCCTCCGCTCGTGCTGGCATTGATAGTGCTAACGCTGCGCTGACCACCGCACGCCAAGCGGTTGCTGATACGGCCATTCGTGCTCCTTTCGCGGGCAAAGTCGCTTCTCGAACCGCTCAGCCGGGACAGAACGTCACCGTCACCAACCCCATTGTCAGTATCGTGGCGATGGACAGTGTGTATTTTGAACCCGCTGTTCCCAGTGTCTCCCTGAGTCACGTAAAAGTAGGACAATCGGTTGCTATCGCGGTGGATGCCTATCCGGGAAAGACATTTGCGGGGAAGGTGGTTCGTATCTATCCCTCTGGTTCCTCGTCTAGTCGGACATTCCCCGTGCGAATCTCTCTGGATAACAAAGCTGGTGTGTTGCGTCCGCATATGTTTGCTCAAGGGAAGATCACGACGGAAAAGAGCCAGGGTGTTGTCCTGTTTCCCAAGGAAGCCATCTTGAAGAAGGATGGTAAAAACATCTTCTTTGTCATCGAAAACAATAAGGCCATCGAGAAATCCATAAGCATCAACTCCGAGGACGGCGTCGGCGAAGTATCTTCCTCCGATTTGAAAGAAGGCGATATTGTTGTCACGCTCGGGCAGCGTACCCTGAAAAACGGTGATTCCGTAAAAGCGGATAACAACCAGGAGAAGAAAAACAATGCAATGGCTCGCTAG
- a CDS encoding helix-turn-helix domain-containing protein, translating into MTNRDWQTERRLQAVRLYQKGWQQKTIAEALGVTKGAISQWIKKVQDVPQEQWSEVLRVKVSSGRPPLLTPEEKKQIATLVEEGAEACGFTGDVWTVKRVKAMASRELGVKAGATTIRNALIEEGFSVQKPQVEAKQKRQAQVNGFRGGWANLEKGQSEREPPSCS; encoded by the coding sequence ATGACAAATCGCGATTGGCAGACCGAGCGCCGCCTTCAAGCCGTTCGATTGTACCAGAAAGGCTGGCAGCAGAAGACTATTGCCGAAGCTCTTGGAGTGACCAAAGGAGCTATCAGCCAGTGGATCAAGAAGGTCCAAGACGTGCCCCAAGAACAATGGTCTGAGGTACTGAGAGTCAAAGTCAGCAGTGGACGGCCTCCCCTTCTCACGCCGGAGGAGAAGAAGCAGATCGCTACTCTCGTTGAGGAAGGAGCGGAAGCCTGTGGCTTCACAGGTGATGTTTGGACGGTCAAACGCGTTAAGGCAATGGCTAGTCGCGAGCTGGGAGTTAAAGCCGGAGCCACCACGATTCGCAATGCCCTGATTGAGGAAGGCTTCTCGGTTCAAAAGCCCCAGGTGGAAGCCAAACAGAAGCGTCAAGCTCAGGTAAATGGCTTTCGTGGAGGATGGGCTAATCTAGAAAAAGGGCAGAGCGAGCGGGAGCCACCATCGTGTTCGTAG
- a CDS encoding aldo/keto reductase — MQYTNLGRTGLKVSRLCFGTMNFGWHESEDEAVELMNQALELGINFWDTADIYSRGRTEEKIGRWFAQGSGRREKVVLGTKLYRDMEPWPNYGGLSALNIRRACEASLRRLKTDYIDLYQFHHIDRSAPWDEIWEAMERLVADGKVIYAGSSNFAGWHIAKANDVAHYRNFLGLVSEQSPYNLLERTVELEVIPACQDYGLAFLPWSPLAGGLLAGALQESDKRLEPGRREEQSMLLGHGAREQRIASNRSRLQQYESFCAELGEKPADVALAWLLAQPAVTAPVIGPRTLGQLDGSQRALEITMTPEILTRLDEIFPGPGGPAPEAYTWE; from the coding sequence ATGCAGTACACCAACTTGGGGCGCACCGGCTTGAAGGTCAGTCGACTCTGCTTCGGCACGATGAACTTCGGATGGCACGAGAGCGAAGACGAAGCGGTCGAGCTCATGAACCAGGCGCTGGAGCTGGGCATTAACTTCTGGGACACCGCAGACATCTATAGCCGCGGCAGAACCGAGGAGAAGATCGGTCGCTGGTTCGCCCAGGGAAGTGGTCGCCGGGAGAAGGTCGTTCTGGGCACCAAGCTCTACCGCGACATGGAACCATGGCCCAACTATGGCGGGCTCTCCGCTCTGAACATCCGGCGTGCCTGCGAGGCGAGCCTACGTCGCCTGAAGACGGACTACATTGACCTCTACCAGTTCCATCACATCGACCGCTCCGCCCCTTGGGACGAGATTTGGGAGGCGATGGAGCGGCTGGTGGCGGATGGGAAGGTCATCTATGCGGGGAGCAGCAACTTCGCGGGCTGGCACATCGCCAAGGCCAACGATGTGGCGCACTATAGGAACTTCCTTGGGCTGGTATCTGAGCAAAGTCCCTACAACTTGCTGGAGCGTACCGTAGAACTGGAGGTGATTCCTGCCTGTCAAGACTACGGACTGGCGTTTCTGCCGTGGAGTCCCTTGGCAGGGGGCCTGCTCGCCGGAGCACTTCAAGAGTCTGACAAGAGGTTGGAGCCAGGGCGTCGCGAAGAGCAGAGCATGCTGCTTGGCCACGGTGCACGGGAGCAACGCATCGCCTCAAACCGTTCCCGCCTACAGCAATACGAGAGCTTCTGTGCGGAGCTAGGTGAGAAACCGGCTGATGTCGCGCTGGCGTGGCTACTGGCACAACCTGCTGTGACCGCACCGGTCATTGGTCCGCGCACCCTTGGACAGCTTGATGGATCTCAGCGAGCATTGGAGATCACGATGACGCCGGAGATTCTAACACGTCTGGACGAGATCTTCCCTGGTCCAGGTGGTCCGGCTCCTGAGGCATACACCTGGGAATAA